The Rhododendron vialii isolate Sample 1 chromosome 6a, ASM3025357v1 genome includes a window with the following:
- the LOC131328919 gene encoding uncharacterized protein LOC131328919, with translation MVSLHTPLKTIKELENSAKKRKWEEEAVEEVFEKPLLISSSSSSSSRKGSKSPKSMFDTELLRLETPLPLEWQRCLDIQSGQIHYYNTRTQTRISTDPRTTNSVPDPPTPPPSHMSLDLELNLPCGSPTTTKTRYSSPDGPTDDITTTGNGDTFPDWSKNKGNDYSGGGGGIPRCPSWLAFGGDEREMITAVCKKCHMLVMMCKSSPACPNCKFVHPPDQTLPDNLFANKSGLSLLC, from the exons ATGGTTTCGTTGCACACACCTCTGAAGACAATCAAAGAGTTGGAGAATTCggcaaagaaaaggaaatgggAAGAGGAAGCAGTGGAAGAGGTGTTCGAGAAGCCACTTCttattagtagtagtagtagtagtagtagtaggaAAGGATCCAAAAGTCCGAAATCCATGTTTGATACGGAGCTTCTACGCCTCGAGACTCCGTTGCCTTTGGAATGGCAGCGCTGCCTTGATATCCAG TCTGGCCAGATACACTACTACAACACGAGGACTCAAACCAGAATATCAACTGATCCAAGAACAACTAACTCAGTCCCAGACCCACcaactcctcctccttctcacATGAGCCTAGACCTTGAGCTCAACCTACCATGTGGCTCACCCACCACCACAAAAACCCGCTACTCCTCTCCCGATGGCCCCACCGACGACATCACCACCACCGGTAACGGTGATACGTTTCCGGATTGGAGCAAAAACAAGGGCAACGATTATTCCGGGGGCGGCGGGGGTATCCCGAGGTGTCCGTCGTGGTTGGCGTTCGGAGGGGacgagagagagatgataaCGGCGGTGTGCAAGAAGTGTCACATGTTGGTGATGATGTGCAAGTCTTCTCCGGCGTGCCCAAATTGCAAATTTGTGCACCCACCAGATCAGACCCTTCCTGATAACTTATTTGCTAATAAGTCAGGTCTTAGCCTCTTGTGTTAG